Proteins from a genomic interval of Zingiber officinale cultivar Zhangliang chromosome 2A, Zo_v1.1, whole genome shotgun sequence:
- the LOC122041650 gene encoding vacuolar protein sorting-associated protein 29, producing MVLVLAIGDLHIPHRAADLPLKFKSMLVPGKIQHILCTGNLCIKEVHEYLKSLCPDLHITRGEYDEDARYPENKTLTIGQFKLGLCHGHQIVPWGDLDSLAMLQRQLDVDILVTGHTHQFKAYKHEGGVVINPGSATGAYSSITYDVNPSFVLMDIDGLRVVVYVYELIDGEVKVDKIDFKKTAATQSAH from the exons ATGGTGCTAGTTCTAGCCATTGGTGATCTCCACATTCCTCACCGGGCTGCAGATCTGCCCCTGAAATTTAAGTCCATGCTCGTGCCTGGGAAAATTCAACACATCTTGTGTACTGGAAATCTGTGTATCAAG GAAGTTCATGAGTACTTGAAAAGCCTTTGCCCAGACTTGCATATTACTCGAGGTGAGTATGATGAAGATGCTCGTTATCCAGAAAACAAGACTCTCACTATAGGTCAATTTAAGCTTGGGCTTTGCCATGGTCATCAG ATTGTCCCATGGGGTGACTTGGATTCATTAGCCATGCTTCAGCGGCAATTGGATGTGGATATCCTTGTGACTGGACATACTCATCAATTCAAGGCCTACAAGCATGAGGGTGGTGTCGTCATAAATCCTGGCTCTGCAACTGGTGCATATAGCAGCATTACCTACGATGTCAACCCGAGTTTTGTACTGATGGACATCGATGGCCTTCGCGTGGTGGTCTATGTCTATGAGCTGATTGATGGAGAGGTTAAGGTGGACAAAATCGACTTCAAAAAGACTGCTGCTACCCAATCTGCTCATTGA